Genomic DNA from Leptotrichia wadei:
AAGTGGAAAGCTGGTAAATCAGATAATAAAAACATATCTTGATGATTTTAAGGGGAAAGTAGATACTTTGATATTGGGATGTACTCATTATCCTTTGTTAAAAGATGCCATAAGTAAAATTTATCCAGATATAAAAATAGTAGATCCAGCCAAGGAAACAGCTTTAGATTTAAAGGAAATTTTGGAGCAAAATGAATTTTTAAAAAATGATGCGAAAAAAGATGAAGAAGTAAAATATTATGTGACAGATGGGCAGGAAAAATTTAAGGAAATTGGAATTATGTTTTTGGAGGAAGATATTCCAAAAGTTGAATTGGTAAAATTATAAATTAATGTTAGAGTAAAATTTTATATTATTTCAAATAAAAAAACTTTATCATAAATAAAATATAATAAAGAAAGGGCATAGATGTTTGAATATATTTTAGGAAAGTTAGCAGTAAAGAAAATAGATTATGTTGCTTTGGAAATAAACGGATTGGCATATAAAATTCATATATCATTGAAAACATTTGAAAAAATAGGTAATATTGGGAATGATGAAAAATTATATATTTTTACAAATGTGAAGGAAGATGATATTTCCCTTTATGGATTTAAAACGCAAAATGAAAGGGAACTTTTTAAGGCTTTGATAAGTATAAGTGGAGTAGGTCCAAAACTTGCGATTGCAATATTATCGACTTTTAATATGAGGGAAATTATTGAAATTGTTACGGAAGATGAGTCTAAAATTTTTACAAGAGTTCCAGGGCTTGGAATAAAAAAGGCTCAAAAAATAATACTGGATCTGAAGGATAAAGTAAAAAAAATAGATATATCGGAAATGCTTGAAGAAACTAGCAATCTATCGAACGGAAAACTGATAACTTCAGAATCTTTTGATCCTAAAATTTCACTAATGAAGGAAGATCTAAAATTAGCCTTAGAATCTTTAGGATATACAAATACTGATATTTCCAAATGGATAAAAGATAGTGAATTGGCTCAATTAAAGGATATTAGCGAGGCTATAAAAATAGTTTTGCAAAAGATTCAAAATAAAAAATAGTTTTGTAAAAATGTTAGTCCTTTTATTTTTACAAATAAATATGATATATAAAAAATGTACCTTTAAACTTTTTACTTTAAAATTAAGTTTTTAGGTACATATTTTTTTGCTAAAAAAATCTTTCTAATCTTATCATTTATAGTGAACCCTATTTAAGATTAAACTGCTAAAAATTATATAAATTTAGGGTTTGAGTAAAATAGTCATAATTTTTGAGTTCAGTTTATAAAATCAGGAAATAGATTTAGTATTAATTATTTACCATGTTTTTTTACCATAGTCTTTTTATTATTTCTTTTTTCTTGAAAATTTACAGTTCGTTTCTTTTCTAGTATTTTATTAGTTTTTTTTCTTTCTGGTTGAACGATCATTGGTTTCGGCTTTGGATTTTTGGGCTTGGGCGGCATAGCGAGAGATACTATTGATATTCCTGTAATTCCCAAAATTGCAACCATTTTTTTAAAAGTATTTTTCATATTCATATTAATCATCCCCATTCAGATCTATCTTTATTTTTTTATTTTGTTCATATCTTTTCTTGAACAAATATATAATATCATTTAATTTTGACAAAAATATGTAAAATTTATGACTTTTTTGTGAAATTTTGAATTATTTATTTTAAAATTTAATTAAAAATATATTGACAAAAATATAAAAATATAGTATTATTTAATAAACATTAAATATTAATTAATAAAAAAGGAAGAAAAATGAATTATTATGAATTATTAGGTGTGTCTGAAAATGCTGATATTTCAGAAATAAAGAAAAAATATAGGAAATTGGCGATGAAATATCATCCAGACAGGAATTCGGGGGATGAAAATGCTACTAAAAAATTTCGGGAGGTAACAGAGGCTTATGAGGTTCTTGGGGATGAAAAGAAAAGGGAAGAGTATGACTGTAAAAGAAAAAATGTTCAGAGTCAAAGAAGAAATAAGAATAAAAAGGAAAATGTCAAGGATGAATTTTCTCAAAACGATTTTACTTTCGGAAGGGATTTTTTTAAAAGTGCTAAGGAAATGAAAGGAATGTTTGAAAATAGTTTTAGGATGGATAAAATGGGAGAGAAAAGGGCAAGGTCGGAAAAAGAGAATATTAAGAGTAGGTTTGATCAGTTTTTTGATGTAAAGAAAAAAAATAATGATAATTTTAGGTAACTTTATAAATTTTTATAAGAAATTTAGGGTTTCTGATAATAAATAGAATATTATTTTAAAAAAATAATCGAACCTGTTTAAAATCAAATTGTTGAAAATTATATAAATTTATGTTTTAAGTAAAATAGTCATAGTTTTTGAGTTCAGTTTTAAGGCAGTTTTACTATAAAAAAGATAAATTGAGGGAAGGAAAAAAGGAAATGTTATGGGGAATTAGAAGATTGTTGTCAAATTTTAGAAGTATTTTTAGACAGCCGTTTGGACGAGGCAGTATTTATCGGCTGGAAAGACTTAAAAGTGTTGTACGAATGAAGGAAAATGGAGAAAATAGAAGTGAAAAAAATGGTTTAGGAGTGGATAAGGGAATTAGAAAATATGAAAAACGGAAATTAAATGCGAGAAGCCAAAAAGCTTATAAATTTTTTAATGTGAAAAATATTTTAATAATTCTGATTTTGATATTTACATTTATTTTTGTACATTTTTCGGGATATTCTACAAAAAGTCTTTATTTTTCGATTTTTATTTATATTGGAGTTACACTTTATTTGCTTATTTTGGAAAGATTTTTTGAAAAGGTGGAAGTTCAAGAGGAAATTAAAAATATAAAAAATGATAGAGAAAGGGAACATAATGTTTTTTTAGAAAGAGTAAAGGAAATAGAGGATTTAGAGAAAAATCAGATTGAGCATATATTTTTGAAGGATTCAGAAGATTATGACATGAAAATATGGAAAGTTGGAAGGGCAACTTCACTTTTAATTGGAAAACAATCGCCTAGAAATCGGGTGGATATTGATGTAAGTGAGGGGATTTATTCTAATTTAGTTAGTAGGGCTCATGGTATTTTAAATCGTGTTAATGGAATTTGGTACTATGAGGATTTAGGCTCACAAAATGGGAGTGGAATTGAAAAAAGTCTGGATAAGCGGAAAATGAAACTAAAAAAAAATATACCTGTAAAAGTAGAATCAGGTGATATTATTTATTTGGCAACTACAAAAATATTATTAAAATAAAAAAGGGAAATTACAAGAGTAAAATTTGTAAAAATTAATAAATAATATTTGTGAGAGCAAAGAATTAAAATTTTTGTTAGATAAAAAAAGTAAAATTTATGTTTTTTAGTGAAGCTTAGTATTACAGAATTTTATAAATAGATAAAATAAAAAATGGAGGAATATTTTAAAATGAAATTAGATAGATGTAAAAATGGGCATATATACGATGTTTCAAGATACAGTTCGTGTCCCTACTGTAAATCGGAAGGATTGGAAACGGAAGTTCAAGATGATAAAATTAATTTAGTTGAGCAAATGGAAGATGAAGATAGAACTACTGCCTACTGGTCAAAGGATAGCACTGTAGATCCTGTTGTTGGGTGGCTTACGTGTATTGAAGGACATGACAAGGGGAAGGATTACAGAATTGTGAGTGAGCGGAACTTCATTGGGCGTGGAGAAAATATGGATATTCAAATTTTAGGAGATACTATGATTTCTAGAAAAAACCATTGTTCAATAAGTTATAATCCAAAACAGCGAAAGTTTATGCTAACTCCTGGAGATTCCAATGGATTGATTTATTTAAATGGAGAGGCTGTTTATAATACAGTGGAATTGAGAGCTTATTCGGTTGTGGAAATGGGAGAAAGTAAATTTGTGTTTGTAAATCTTTGTGGGGATTATTTTGATTGGGAGAAAGAAAAGGCTAGAGATGAGAATGTGAAAAGAAAATATGAAAAAAATTTAGATAATAAAAAAATAGATGAAAATATAAATTTTGTGAATAGAAATAGTAGAAATGGAGATTTAGAAGTAAAAATTGAAGATTATGAGGAAAATTTATAATTTAATGAAATTAAAGAATTATAAATAAAGATAAGATAGTGAGGATAAAGGTTGGATAGTTGTTATAGCAAGGGGTTAAGAATTCTTGTTAAGATAAGAAAAAATTAAAAATTTTTTTATAGTTGTAGAAATAATAAATTTAATGAAATTAAAGGGAGAAATGGGAAGATGAGGAAGGATGAGGCAAAATTTATTACGGAATTTTTAAGCGAGGCTGGAACGAAGACTGAAAATAGTGATTATTTTGGATATGTTTTGCTGGATAATTATGCAATTTGGGCTGTGGCAGATGGATTTGATGAGGAAGAAGGAGCAAAAGTTGCGGCAAGGATTGCTGTAGAATCTGTAATTGAATATTTTATGCTATGTCCACGATTTAATTATGATGTTATTAAGGAAATGATGGATTATGCCAATTTGAAAGTTAAAGAAAAACAGGAGGAAGCCCAAAAATATTCTCTTATGCACACTTCTCTTTTAATCGTTATAAGCAATTATAATTCAATTTTATATGGAAATGTTGGGAATACAAGATTTTACCATATTAGAGGTGGATATATTGTTTCCCAAAGTAAAGATGATACGATAGCACAGCTTTTGGTGGATGAAGAAGCGTTAAATGTATCGGATATAAGATTCCATAGACAAAGGAATGATTTACTGCAGGCAATTGGAGATTTTGGGAAAATTAATCCCAATATTATAAGAAGCCCTGTGGAGCTTATGGAAAAAGATATTTTTTGCTTGACAACTGTGGGATTTTGGGAAAATATTGATGAACACGATATGGAAAATGATTTGTCCAG
This window encodes:
- the ruvA gene encoding Holliday junction branch migration protein RuvA; the encoded protein is MFEYILGKLAVKKIDYVALEINGLAYKIHISLKTFEKIGNIGNDEKLYIFTNVKEDDISLYGFKTQNERELFKALISISGVGPKLAIAILSTFNMREIIEIVTEDESKIFTRVPGLGIKKAQKIILDLKDKVKKIDISEMLEETSNLSNGKLITSESFDPKISLMKEDLKLALESLGYTNTDISKWIKDSELAQLKDISEAIKIVLQKIQNKK
- a CDS encoding DnaJ domain-containing protein, translated to MNYYELLGVSENADISEIKKKYRKLAMKYHPDRNSGDENATKKFREVTEAYEVLGDEKKREEYDCKRKNVQSQRRNKNKKENVKDEFSQNDFTFGRDFFKSAKEMKGMFENSFRMDKMGEKRARSEKENIKSRFDQFFDVKKKNNDNFR
- a CDS encoding FHA domain-containing protein, producing MLWGIRRLLSNFRSIFRQPFGRGSIYRLERLKSVVRMKENGENRSEKNGLGVDKGIRKYEKRKLNARSQKAYKFFNVKNILIILILIFTFIFVHFSGYSTKSLYFSIFIYIGVTLYLLILERFFEKVEVQEEIKNIKNDREREHNVFLERVKEIEDLEKNQIEHIFLKDSEDYDMKIWKVGRATSLLIGKQSPRNRVDIDVSEGIYSNLVSRAHGILNRVNGIWYYEDLGSQNGSGIEKSLDKRKMKLKKNIPVKVESGDIIYLATTKILLK
- a CDS encoding FHA domain-containing protein — encoded protein: MKLDRCKNGHIYDVSRYSSCPYCKSEGLETEVQDDKINLVEQMEDEDRTTAYWSKDSTVDPVVGWLTCIEGHDKGKDYRIVSERNFIGRGENMDIQILGDTMISRKNHCSISYNPKQRKFMLTPGDSNGLIYLNGEAVYNTVELRAYSVVEMGESKFVFVNLCGDYFDWEKEKARDENVKRKYEKNLDNKKIDENINFVNRNSRNGDLEVKIEDYEENL